A single Salvelinus namaycush isolate Seneca unplaced genomic scaffold, SaNama_1.0 Scaffold980, whole genome shotgun sequence DNA region contains:
- the LOC120043635 gene encoding trinucleotide repeat-containing gene 18 protein-like: MKSMEADEDFEPSQDSSFSEDDGPPPSHSSLTERTLSSAPVQCVLDKDSLQDGLRVLIPMDDQLLYAGHVNTVHSPDIYSVVVEGERGNRPHIYCLEQLLQEAIVDVMPPSVCYLPEGCRIAAYWSQQYHCLYPGTVVNGSSDGDDSDDLIAVEFDDGDTGRIPLSHIRLLPPDYKIQCAEPSPALLVASCSRRRVRKCSKDTSETRPKAGDSAPKGRGRPAKKPKPKPEPPVSPDPREKMSPPVPSQAPDRPQLPTRPAQDRPSSSQRPAQESPLSAPRPGPGRPSKPTSSPSLPASPRSQNPRRPSSAQASPKPPSLYHPAPYGKILRVDLYSQPNLASCNVSTQPNPKPNLKSKLSPPLLKPNPTSLTIRPNPLLPNPKTNLTSVPKSKPRPNSTAELPRPAPKAISRPKQNHNKHRHTPDPSTRPRTSPGPSSSTSKPRTSSGPSSSTSKPRTSSGPSSSTSKPRTSSGPSSSTSKPRTSSGPSSSTSKPRTSPGPSSSTSKPRTSPGPSSSTSKPRTSPGPSSSTSKPRTSSGPSSSTSKPRPSPGPSSSTSKPRTSSSTSKPRPSSDHSAARSRADLNTFIPGISRPRHVPGEGGQGGGRQGRKALPEEPLVKLDHEGVTSPKTKKTKALMLLEGRNLRQEHTPIATAAAVQTPARVKGRAPESEAGLLGREPAYRTPSLGRERDRGGGGDREPKREERTKQGEEKRGESHGSSSSGSEEEEETRKKTKCSSSCSHPSSPASSSSSSSSTSSSSSSSTDEESSCSSDEETAPPDPLPVSPPPTTPQVEEEEVEVEEEEKEEEEEMKKLKKAEEEEEVLEEDESPSSPPPSISPSSKPARPRGRPARQKSQGGVGSVGRPRRREGVHLPTTKELAKRQRLPSVENRPKISAFLPARQLWKWFGKPTQRRGMKGKAKKLFYKAIVRGREMIGIGDCAVFLSAGRPNLPFIGKIQSMWESWGSNMVVRVNWFYHPEETNPGKKLHDKKNWDQMSGQSLPSSLLSSNQRKDFMERALYQSSHSDENDVQTVSHKCLVVGVSEYETMTLTRRYADSQDLYYLAGTYEPTTGMIYNTDGVPVI, from the exons ATGAAGAGTATGGAGGCCGATGAAGACTTCGAACCCAGTCAGGACAGCAGCTTCTCTGAAGACGATGGACCTCCTCCGTCACACAGCAGTCTGACTGAGAGGACTCTGTCGTCTG CTCCGGTCCAGTGTGTGTTAGATAAAGACTCTCTTCAGGATGGTCTGCGGGTTCTGATCCCCATGGACGATCAGCTGCTGTATGCTGGACACGTCAACACCGTACACTCCCCGGAcat ttacagtgtggtggtggagggagagagagggaacagacctCATATCTACTGTCTGGAGCAACTCCTGCAGGAGGCT ATTGTGGACGTGATGCCTCCGTCAGTGTGCTATCTTCCTGAAGGCTGTCGTATTGCTGCATACTGGAGCCAACAGTACCACTGTCTCTACCCCGGCACCGTAGTCAACG GAAGTTCAGACGGTGATGACAGTGATGACCTCATCGCGGTGGAGTTTGACGACGGGGACACGGGTCGTATCCCCCTCTCCCACATCAGACTGCTGCCCCCCGACTACAAGATACAGT GTGCTGAGCCCTCCCCCGCGCTGCTAGTGGCCAGCTGCTCCAGGAGGCGTGTCAGGAAGTGCAGCAAGGACACCAGTGAGACGAGGCCTAAAGCAGGGGACTCCGCCCCCAAGGGCAGAGGGAGACCGGCCAAGAAACCCAAACCCAAACCTG AGCCCCCAGTGAGTCCAGACCCCCGGGAGAAGATGTCCCCCccggtacccagccaggctccagaCAGACCTCAGCTCCCCACCAGACCAGCCCAAGACAGGCCTTCCTCCTCCCAGAGACCTGCTCAGGAAAGCCCCCTGTCTGCCCCCAGGCCGGGACCAGGCCGACCCTCCAAGCCCACCAGCAGCcccagcctgcctgcctccccACGCAGCCAGAACCCCAGGAGACCCAGCTCAGCCCAGGCCTCTCCCAAGCCCCCATCTCTCTACCACCCAGCCCCTTACGGGAAGATACTACGGGTGGACCTGTACAGCCAACCCAATCTCGCCTCTTGTAACGTCAGCACccaacctaaccctaaacccaaccTTAAGTCTAAACTCTCCCCTCCACTACTTAAACCCAACCCTACTTCCCTTACCATCAGACCAAACCCTCTTCTACCTAACCCTAAAACGAACCTTACCTCCGTACCAAAATCCAAACCTAGACCTAACTCTACAGCAGAACTCCCCAGACCCGCTCCCAAAGCAATCTCCAGACCCAAACAGAACcataacaaacacagacacaccccgGATCCTTCTACCAGGCCTAGAACCAGCCCCGGGCCCAGCTCTAGTACCTCCAAACCTAGAACCAGCTCCGGGCCCAGCTCTAGTACCTCCAAACCTAGAACCAGCTCCGGGCCCAGCTCTAGTACCTCCAAACCTAGAACCAGCTCCGGGCCCAGCTCTAGTACCTCCAAACCTAGAACCAGCTCTGGGCCCAGCTCTAGTACCTCCAAACCTAGAACCAGCCCTGGGCCCAGCTCTAGTACCTCCAAGCCTAGAACCAGCCCTGGGCCCAGCTCTAGTACCTCCAAACCTAGAACCAGCCCTGGGCCCAGCTCTAGTACCTCCAAACCTAGAACCAGCTCCGGGCCCAGCTCTAGTACCTCCAAACCTAGACCCAGCCCTGGACCCAGCTCTAGTACCTCCAAACCTAGAACCAGCTCTAGTACCTCCAAACCTAGACCCAGCTCAGACCACTCTGCTGCCAGATCCAGAGCGGACCTTAACACCTTTATTCCGGGTATCTCCAGACCCAGGCATGTCCCGGGGGAGGGCGGGCAGGGCGGGGGGCGACAGGGGCGTAAGGCCCTCCCAGAGGAACCCCTAGTGAAGCTGGACCACGAGGGCGTGACCTCGCCCAAGACCAAGAAGACCAAGGCTCTGATGCTGCTGGAGGGGAGGAACTTACGGCAAGAACACACACCCATCGCCACGGCCGCAGCCGTCCAGACGCCGGCGAGGGTAAAGGGGAGGGCTCCGGAGAGCGAGGCGGGCCTGCTGGGGAGAGAACCCGCCTACAGAACGCCTTCTCTGGGCAGAGAAAGAGACCGAGgtggagggggagacagagaaccaaagagagaggagagaacgaaacaaggggaagagaagagaggggagtcTCACGGCAGCAGTAGTTCAGGatctgaggaagaggaggagacgaggaagaaaacaaagtgtagctccagctgctcccaccctTCCTCCCcagcctcctcctcttcgtcctcctctagcacctcctcctcctcttcctcctccactgaCGAGGAGTCCTCGTGTAGTTCTGATGAGGAGACCGCCCCCCCTGAccctctccccgtctcccccccTCCAACTACCCCacaggtggaggaagaggaggtagaggtggaggaagaggagaaggaggaagaggaagaaatgAAGAAGTTGAAAAAGGCCgaagaggaagaagaagtatTAGAAGAAGATgaatctccctcctctcctcccccgtcTATCTCCCCGTCCTCCAAGCCAGCCAGGCCCCGGGGTCGTCCAGCCCGGCAGAAGAGCCAGGGAGGTGTGGGGTCGGTGGGCAGGCCGCGGCGCAGAGAGGGGGTTCACCTCCCCACCACCAAGGAGCTGGCTAAGAGACAGCGATTACCGAGCGTAGAGAACAGACCCAAGATCTCTGCTTTCCTGCCTGCCAGACAGCTCTGGAAGTGGTTCGGTAAACCCACACAG agaCGTGGTATGAAAGGGAAGGCTAAGAAGCTGTTCTACAAGGCCATCGTGCGAGGCAGAGAGATGATTGGTATCGGGGACTGCGCCGTGTTCCTTTCAGCCGGTCGACCTAACCTGCCCTTCATCGGGAAGATCCAGAGCATGTGGGAGAGCTGGGGATCCAACATGGTGGTCAGAGTTAACTGGTTTTATCACCCGGAGGAGACCAACCCTGGCAAGAAACTACACGACAAGAag AACTGGGATCAGATGTCTGGTCAGTCTCTTCcttcatctctgctctcctccaACCAGAGGAAAGACTTCATGGAG CGGGCTCTGTACCAGTCGTCCCACAGCGACGAGAACGATGTCCAGACGGTCAGTCACAAGTGTCTGGTGGTCGGCGTGTCAGAGTACGAAACCATGACTCTGACGCGTCGCTACGCCGACAGCCAAGACCTGTACTACCTGGCCGGGACATACGAACCCACCACTGGCATGATCTATAACACGGACGGAGTCCCCGTCATCTGA